A window from Salvia miltiorrhiza cultivar Shanhuang (shh) chromosome 2, IMPLAD_Smil_shh, whole genome shotgun sequence encodes these proteins:
- the LOC131009769 gene encoding E3 ubiquitin-protein ligase Os06g0535400-like, whose protein sequence is MVSSLPELPPPLSFLCIIGILIVYAMCCYLIIDFISEYQDDSPNEEHHSADYSSYFHISVEELQEITCLYHNHNAKGASICAICLENLRHAQVCRVLPACHHHFHAHCIDPWLSIRLTCPTCRAPFRSSRA, encoded by the coding sequence ATGGTGTCCTCATTGCCTGAGCTGCCTCCCCCTCTCTCCTTCCTCTGCATCATCGGCATCCTCATCGTGTACGCCATGTGCTGCTACCTCATCATCGATTTCATAAGCGAATACCAAGACGACAGCCCCAACGAGGAACACCACTCAGCTGACTACAGCTCCTATTTTCACATATCAGTGGAGGAGCTGCAAGAGATCACTTGCCTCTACCACAACCACAATGCCAAGGGAGCTTCCATCTGCGCCATCTGCTTGGAGAATCTCCGCCACGCACAAGTCTGCAGAGTTCTGCCGGCTTGCCATCACCACTTCCATGCTCACTGCATCGATCCTTGGCTCTCCATCAGGCTCACCTGCCCGACTTGTCGAGCTCCCTTTAGATCCAGCCGTGCTTGA
- the LOC131010455 gene encoding uncharacterized protein LOC131010455, giving the protein MRDEEGQTVPCSSSSINGAANLSVKKDGCGFEGVFGRGKYKLWALGAITLLAVWSMFTGTVTLKWSDVNLKHASNDLDPSLHSDLDVLDVDEREKMVKQMWNVYKHSSVAKLPGFWRDAFGAAYQDLTSEVANVRNTAFWEIAKMSFRAANIYDSSPAELAARESKEEVRLRIKLGKTRKQK; this is encoded by the exons ATGAGAGACGAAGAAGGGCAAACAGTTccttgcagcagcagcagcataaACGGAGCAGCAAATTTGAGTGTGAAGAAAGATGGGTGTGGATTTGAGGGCGTGTTTGGGAGAGGGAAGTACAAGCTGTGGGCTTTGGGCGCCATTACTCTGCTCGCAGTTTGGTCTATGTTCACTGGCACCGTCACTCTAAAATGGTCTGATGTTAATCTCAAACACGCCTCTAATGATTTGGACCCCTCTCTCCATTCTGATCTTGATGTTCTG GATGTAGATGAGAGGGAAAAGATGGTGAAGCAAATGTGGAATGTATACAAGCACAGCAGCGTTGCTAAACTGCCAGGCTTCTGGAGGGATGCATTTGGGGCAGCATACCAAGACTTGACCAGTGAGGTTGCTAATGTGAGAAACACGGCGTTTTGGGAGATTGCCAAGATGTCGTTCCGTGCAGCCAACATCTACGATTCATCTCCTGCTGAATTGGCTGCTAG AGAATCGAAGGAGGAGGTTCGACTAAGAATTAAGCTGGGGAAGACGAGAAAGCAGAAATGA